The sequence TAGCCAAAACCCAGAACTTCAAAGTAAATTCCCAAAATTTGAACATCAAATTCCAACACTAAAACCTCTCAAAACATAACATAAAGCATCTTACATCAATCTTTAACACAATCAAGCATAAAGtatcaaaaattacactaatatcaacATACATGCATCTCAAGAACATTTAAAGCTCAAAGACCTATTTATCCACTTCCATTTTAGCAacaatttcaaattaaaatagtAAGAAAACTACCTCCAAATCTTCAACAATTCAAGCTCCAAAGAATTCCCATAAATCAAGCTTGAACCCAAGCTATTTCTCAACAAATTCACAAGCTGATAAAGATGgataaagagagagaggggaatCGGTTTATGGGCTGAGaaacaaactgaaaaaaaatgcatttacttaatttaaaaatttccttCTTGTTGTAGATAATACAAAGGGTCAAAATGACAATAATGCCCCTAGGGCCATTATAAAGCATAAGCATCAAGCAAAGGGtaaaaaaatatcattcttAAATAACACCcacttcaattaatttttagatTTATCGCACATTAATAAAATACCAATAAATAATCCCGAAAATGAATTTCGACCCCGAACCTGATTTGGCCCGAAATTCCcaattgtgactataccgcgccgacTTGTCAGAAAACActtgaaaaagaacaaaaaaatacactatataataatatagtccaaaagcatgtaattaaattaaattcactGTTTTACCCTTCTCAAGTAAAAATTACGaaaaatgcccctagctcaccaacggggtcttaacatgtcatatACCAGgttaattcacatataataaattatataataatagaaTTCCACAATAATACACATTTAACTAGTTAAGGTCCGCTAATCcattttcttaatcttagggtattacaattagcccctccttatagaaattttgtcCCGAAATTTACGTGAACAACTCCAGATATTTCTGTTGCATGTCCATCTtgagttcccaggttgcctcttccacTTTGCTATTCCTCCATAATACCTTCACCAATGCAATTGTCATGTTTCTCAAgaccttttcttttctatcaagtacttgcactggttgttcctcgtatgataAATTTGGCTgtagttccaatgcttcataactcagaatatGGGACGAATCTGAGACATGGAACACATtgtgtacagctgccagcgctgggggcatagccaacctgtacgctacttttcctatcctctcaaggatttcaaaaggtccaatgaacctttGGCTAAGCTTCCCTTTCCTCCCAAAGCGTTTAATGCCTTTTATCGGTGATATtcagagaaataccatgtccccgatCTGGAAATCTATATTCcgacgctttggatctgcgtaactcttctgtctactctgagcTGCGAGCATTCGCGCTTTGATTTTGTCAACTGCCTCACTCGTTCTCTGAACAacctcgggacccaagaactttctttcacccacttaaTCCCATTGAATAGGTGAtctgcattttcttccatatgaaagctcataaggggccatcccgattgttgcctgatagctgttgttATAAGATAAATGGATTAGGGGAAGGTattttacccatgatccttcaaagtcaagcacacatgcccgaagcatgtcttctaagatctgaattgtcctctcggattgtccatccgtctgaggatgaaatgctctgctgaactttaactgagtacccatagctcgatgtagaCTCTCCTAGAATCTTGATGGAAATTTCGGATCCCTATTCGAAACAAtagactttgggacaccatgaagacgaacaacttctctgacatataactcagcatactgattaatggagaagttcgtccgaacaggtaagaAAAGCgttgactttgtaaacctgtccactatgacccacacagagtcaaattgtctcgtggttctaggcaaacctaccacgaagtccatagcaatgtcttcccatttccactctggtatgTTCAATggctgcagcaaccctgcatgcctttgatgttcagctttcacttgctgacaaGTAAAACAGTTTGCAACATACTCAACGATGACATTCTTCATGCTTGGCCACCAGAAAATGGCCTTGAGGTCTTGATACATGTTtgttgaccctggatgaactgagtACGGAGTTGTATGAGATTCATTCATAATCTCTCTTTTTATACCGTTATAcataggcacacaaacacgATTCACAAATCGTAACATTCTCGTTTCATCCACTGAAAAGTCACCAGTCTTCCCAGTTAAAACCCTATCTCGAGTTTTCACTAAATCTGGATCTTGCATTTGCGCTTCTTTGATTCGCTCCAAAAGAGTAGATTGTAGGGTATTATTAGCTAACTGccctacaaccaactcaattTTAGCTCGGGTCATCTCATTTGCTAACTgttgggagatttgcttcaCAGTATTCATCTGACTCTGCCCCTTTCTACTCAAGGCATCGACAACCACGTTGGCTTTACCacggtgataaaggatctcacaatcataatccttcacaaACTCTAGCCagcgtctctgtctcatattcaggtCTCTCTGGATGAAGAAGTATTTCAAACTTTTATGATCAGTCTATATCACACATTTCTTTCCAtataggtaatgccgccaaatctttagggCAAATACCACAGCTGTGAGTTCtagatcgtgagtagggtacctctgctcgtactcctttaactgctgAGAGGCTATTACCTTTCCAGCTTGCATAAGAACACAGCCGAGAccttgtctcgaggcatcacaataaaccacgaacttttctttatctgaaggaagagttaacactggagcggtaatcaagcgctgTTTTAACTCTagaaaacttttctcacaccgatcagtccaaacaaacttcagaTTCTTTtgggtcagctccgttaagggtacaatAATCTTTTAGAAACCCTCAGCAAACCGACGATAATATCCAGCTAAGCCCATAAAACTTCTAACTTAAGTTGCCGATTTTTGTGTTGGCCAATCCCGAATAGCTTCAATCTTGGGCGGAtcaaccatgatcccatctttatctactatgtgccccaagaaagagacacgagataaccagaattcacacttttttgAATTTAGCATATAGTTTGTGGTCTCGTAACCGTTGCAATACAGATCTAAGATGAAACTCATgttcttcttctgattcagaatacaccaagatgtcatcgataaatacgatcacacatctatccaggtaatccttgaatacctaattcataagatccatgaaTGTTGCCGGGGCATTATTAAGTCCAAAAGACATtactagaaattcataatgtccataccgagtCCGGAAAGCAGTTTTCGGGACATCttcttctcgaattctcaattgatgatagcctgagcgaagattGATCTTGGAAAggaccgtcttccccttcagttgatcaaaaagatcatcaattctaggtaaaggatacttgttcttgatggtaagcttgttcaGCTCCCAATAttcaatacacattcgcagggatccatctttcttcttcaaaaataataccggagcaccccaaggtgagtagctcggtgTAATGAATCCTAGATTCAATAACTCTtgtagttatatttttaattctttcaaTTCCGCCAGAGCCATTCAATACGGTGCTTTTGATACTGGATTCGCTCCTAGAACTAactcaataacaaattcaatctcCTAGGTAGGTGGAAATCCCGGTAAATCTTCTGGAAACACGTTAAGGAACTCGCACACCAATCTTGTATTCCCAGGTCTAGATTTCACAGGTTGGCTGGTATCCACTGTAGTAACTATGAATCCTAGACAACCTCTGCTCATCAGGTCCTTAGCTTTCAAAAGTGTTATTCATGGTGTGCGTGTCCCTTGAACTTTACCCACAAACACTGTTGGGTTAGCACTATtgggctcaaacaccaccatcttccgcTTGCAGTCGATCGTTGCACcatacttagacagaaaatccattctaaggattatgtcaaaatcagatagTTGAAATTCTATTAGATTAGCGGTCAATTCACAATCGTCAATCCAAAAGGACAAGGACTGAATCCACCTATTGGACACAATAAGGTCTCCCGAAGGTAGCAGGGTATCGAACCCCGatgcataaatatcacatggttTATGGAAACTTTCAATTACTCTGCTCGACACATaagaatgagtagctcccgaatTAAACAGTACAGTATAGGAACAACCATTTATagataactgacctgtcacCACCAATGGACTAGCATCATCGTTAGCCTGAGTCATGGTAAAAAGTCGTCTCGGGTTCTGAGTAGTattcttcttaggctcctctttcttggaatgaggacaatctctgataaagtggcccaccatgccacactagAAACAAGTCTTGGCCCGACATTCACCCTGATGGTGTTTCTTGCATTtaggacactcaggataagatcaGAATGAAGATCTGCAGCCCGGACGACCACCTCTGCTTCCTCGAAACTTTCTATTACCCCCTGATGTTCCAGAAGCCTCAGCCTTCtgtttgtgatcagggttatcACCGTTAgtccccttactgacattaccactAGCAGGAGGATTCGATGCCATGACGACATCCTTTGCAATATGTTCATTTGTTACATGTTGCTCAgcctcctcagcaattaaggcTAGCTCCACCACTTTCTTGTAAAAAGTGTCATGAGTAGTTGTAATCTTTAAGTCCCGACTGATTGTGGCGTTTAGTCCTCTCACATACTTCTGTTTCCTGGTGAAATCTgtaggcaccagatcaccaACAAATTTGGACATCCGATCAAACTCCAGAGTGTATTCGGCCACAAACATTTTCCCCTGAGTTAGTTTCACAAAGTCTTCCATGTGTGAAGTTCTCACAGCAATGTTATAAAATTTTTCCACAAACAAACTCTTGAATTCCTCCCAGGTCATTACAATGACGTCTCGAGTCTGCCCCACAATatcccaccagacgcgggcatgatcttgcAACATGAAGGCTGTACAGTTTACTCTCTCtgttcccgtcacccccatattatcgaggatacgggtaatagtactcatccattgctcaaCCTTAATTATGTCAGTACCTCCCAAAAAAGTTgaaggttgcagcttcacaaaccgtTCAAATACAGAATCCCTATGCGGCATTATAAACCcatggttacccaccactggcacaggtgctggtggtaacactTGATCAACAGGGACAACCGGTGCCAGTTGCCATAATCAtcgcaactcttcttcttgacgaagtataaTACCTCGCATTTCATGGAACATCTGCTGCCAGTAAGCATGAAAATTATCATTGCCAacccccgcattatcccccggatTCTGTGGAGGTGGAGGTGGTGCCAATGGATCGGTTTCAGGCTCTAgttgctcgccctgtggtctagatgattgcggagggtccattactagtacccttgtaatcaacaaccccagcgagttaagcaccaataaCACACTTATGCACTtgttgccttaaaccctaactcatctatttaccccacataaataaacacttaatcacatagcatttaaagcatggcatcacataacacataaatACATTAGATGCttacatactgcctaaaatggaaagcagtAAGCAAATGATCACATAAGCagtaaagtatttactctcaacacTTACTGCACCGTGAATTGAGCTTGTCTCTGAagatgaatgtacatgttcagccggtctacaggaagtttaaaaaccttggcgctctgataccaaactgtaacgcctTAACTTTTAGGCACGCT is a genomic window of Cannabis sativa cultivar Pink pepper isolate KNU-18-1 chromosome 9, ASM2916894v1, whole genome shotgun sequence containing:
- the LOC133031421 gene encoding uncharacterized protein LOC133031421, which encodes MTQANDDASPLVVTGQLSINGCSYTVLFNSGATHSYVSSRVIESFHKPCDIYASGFDTLLPSGDLIVSNRWIQSLSFWIDDCELTANLIEFQLSDFDIILRMDFLSKYGATIDCKRKMVVFEPNSANPTVFVGKVQGTRTP